The Deinococcus aerolatus sequence CCAAGATGACCGCCCTGAAGGGCCGTATCGGCTGGACAGTGTCGTACCCCAGCTTCCAGGACTTCCTGGCGGGCATGATCGCCCAGCACGGCGAGGCCACCACCAAACAGTGGCTCGAAGGCATGAAGGCGCTGCAGCCCAGGGACTACAAGACCAGCAACGTGGGCATGCTCGAAGCCATGCGCTCGGGTGAAATCGACGTGGGCCTGACCAACCACTACTACATCCAGCGCGTCAATCGCCTGAGCTACCCCATCGACACCTACTTCTTCAAGAACGGCGACATCGGCAACCTGGGGAACGCGACGGGCGCGGCCATCCTCAAGACCAGCAAGAACACCGCCGCCGCCTCGCGCTTCCTCGGCAGTCTGGTGGGCAAGGACGCGCAGACCTTTTTCCTGAGCGTCAACTTCGAGTACCCGGTGATCGGCAACATCCTGCAGCCCACCACCATGCTCCCCTTCAGCGATATCAGCAAGCGCGGCCCGAAGATCGATCCCACAGCCCTGCCCAAGAACATCGAGAAGGCCCAGAAACTGCTGCGCGACGTCGGCCTGCTGTAATTCCCACGCGCCCCTCCCTGGTCCCGTCCCGGCTTCTGCCGGTGCGGGCTTTTTCATGGTTCACTACCCCATGGGAATCCTGGGATTGCTGCTGGGCGCGGGCGTGTCGGTGGGCGTGTTGCTGGGGGTCATGGCGCTGCCGCTGGCCTGGGCGCGTGCCGTGGCGGTGCTGGCCGGCGTGGTGCTGCTGGGCGTGCTGGGCAGCATCCTGCTGACGGGCGGCAGCCTGGAGCGCAGTTTCGGGGCGATTTACCTGATGATGGGCGTGCTGGCCGGGGTGGTGCTGGCCCTGCCCCGGTTGCTGCGCTACGCAGGCCAGGAACCGGTGTGGGTCAGCCTGGGGCTGGGGGCGGCGGCCACGCTGCTGCTGATCGCCGTCAGCGTGGCGGTGGATACGCTGCTGGGGGCGCTGCTGCCCGCGCCGGACCCCCAGACGGGCGCGTCGGTCAAGGCCCAGATCTCGCAGGGCCTGAGCAGCGGCGTCCTGCTTGCCTCCCCGGTGGTGCTGATGGTGCTGTCGTGGCTGGCGTGGCGCGGGCGGGCAGGCTAGAGCGCCGGATCCCGACTGCCCACCGTGACGCGGGACAATTCCGAGTATTCCGATCTGTTAAAGTCTGTCCGTTGGCCCGGAGCCACCTCGCCTATGACCCGAAGACTGCCCCCCTCCCTGTTGCTGCCCGCCGTGTTGACCGTGCTGGGGGTGTTGGTGCCGCTGTCCTATCTGGTGCTGCGTGCGCTGGGGGCCGAGCCGGGTGAGCTGCGCGAGATCGTGTTTCGCCCGCGCAACCTGGCGCTGGCCGGCAGCACGCTGCTGCTGGGCGGCTCGGTGCTGCTGACCACCACGCTGGTGGCGCTGCCACTGGCCTTTCTGGCCGCCCGCACGGACCTGCGTCCACGCGGTCTGCTGACGCTGCTGGGCGTGCTGCCGCTGGCGATTCCGGGGTACGTGGGGGCCTACGCGTTTATCGCGGCGGGCGGTGCGGGCGGCGCCATCGACACCCTGACCGGGCTGCGCGTGCCGGCCCCGGGCGGCTTCTGGGGGGCGCTGCTGGTGCTGACGCTGTTTACCTTTCCATACCTGTTTCTCAACCTGCACGCGGCGCTGCGCACCCAGGACCCTGCGCTGGAGGACGCCGCCCGGCTGCTGGGCCGCACCCGCTGGCAGACCTTCTGGCAGGTGACGGTGCCGCACCTGCGCCCGGCGTGGCTGTCTGGCGGCCTGTTGATCGGCCTGCACACCCTGGGCGACTTCAGCGTGGTCAGCCTGATGCGCTACCCCACCTTCAGCGCGGCAATCTACCAGCAGTACACCGCGGCCTATGACCGGGTGTACTCGGCGTGGCTGGCGCTGCTGCTGCTGGTGCTGACCGGGGCGGTGCTGTGGCTCGAAGCCCGGTTTATGCGCGGCGTCTTCCTGTCGCGGGTGTCGCCGGCGGCGGCGAGAAAACCCAGCACCGTCCGGCTGGGCCGGCTGCGCCCGCTGGCGTGGCTGTTCGTGGCGGCGCTGGCCTTCGTGTCGCTGGTGCTGCCGCTGGGCACGGTGCTGTACTGGCTGGGGTTGGAGAACAATCCATTCGCCTGGGAGGGATTGCTGGCCGCCCTTCGGTCCGCGCTGGGGGCGGCGGCGCTGGCCGCCCTGACCACCACCGCGCTGGCGCTGCCGCTGGCCCTGATCGGCAGCCGCTTTACCGGGCGCTGGCCGCGCATCATCGAGCGGGCCGCGTACCTGGGCTACGCCACGCCGCCGCTGGCCTTTGCGCTGGCGCTGATCTTCTTCGTGCTGCGGGCCGCGCCGCCGCTGTACCAGACGCTGCCGCTGCTGATCATCGCCTACACCCTGCACTTTGTCGCCGAGGCGATTGGCCCGATTCGCAGCGGGCTGGTGGGGGCCACGCCCCGGTTGGAGGAGGCGGCCCGCGTGCTGGGCGTCACGCGGGCGGGGGCGCTGCGGCGGGTCACGCTGCCGCTGCTGGGGCCGGGGCTGCTGGTCAGCGCGGCCTTCGTGTTCCTGAGCGTCCTCAAGGAGCTGCCGCTGACGCTGCTGCTCGCACCCATCGGCTTCGAGACGCTGGCCCGCAACGTCTGGACCTACACCGAGGAAGCGCAGTACGCCAGCGCC is a genomic window containing:
- a CDS encoding iron ABC transporter substrate-binding protein, with the translated sequence MKKATLTTLALLLTGTTLAQANQSITLYSGRAKTFVEPVVQQFEKQTGIKVNVRYGSDAQLVAALREEGSRSPADVFWGNSVGALGELASEGRFVKLGTSLTRNVSPDYLPADRSWLPTTVRFRTLAYNTEKIKPEQLPASVLDLPKMTALKGRIGWTVSYPSFQDFLAGMIAQHGEATTKQWLEGMKALQPRDYKTSNVGMLEAMRSGEIDVGLTNHYYIQRVNRLSYPIDTYFFKNGDIGNLGNATGAAILKTSKNTAAASRFLGSLVGKDAQTFFLSVNFEYPVIGNILQPTTMLPFSDISKRGPKIDPTALPKNIEKAQKLLRDVGLL
- a CDS encoding ABC transporter permease, producing the protein MTRRLPPSLLLPAVLTVLGVLVPLSYLVLRALGAEPGELREIVFRPRNLALAGSTLLLGGSVLLTTTLVALPLAFLAARTDLRPRGLLTLLGVLPLAIPGYVGAYAFIAAGGAGGAIDTLTGLRVPAPGGFWGALLVLTLFTFPYLFLNLHAALRTQDPALEDAARLLGRTRWQTFWQVTVPHLRPAWLSGGLLIGLHTLGDFSVVSLMRYPTFSAAIYQQYTAAYDRVYSAWLALLLLVLTGAVLWLEARFMRGVFLSRVSPAAARKPSTVRLGRLRPLAWLFVAALAFVSLVLPLGTVLYWLGLENNPFAWEGLLAALRSALGAAALAALTTTALALPLALIGSRFTGRWPRIIERAAYLGYATPPLAFALALIFFVLRAAPPLYQTLPLLIIAYTLHFVAEAIGPIRSGLVGATPRLEEAARVLGVTRAGALRRVTLPLLGPGLLVSAAFVFLSVLKELPLTLLLAPIGFETLARNVWTYTEEAQYASAAPYALALAAAGAVLTLLILRRERE